A genomic region of Macaca thibetana thibetana isolate TM-01 chromosome 14, ASM2454274v1, whole genome shotgun sequence contains the following coding sequences:
- the MPZL2 gene encoding myelin protein zero-like protein 2, producing the protein MYGKSATRAVLLLLGIQLTALWPIAAVEIYTSRVLEAVNGTDARLKCTFSSFAPVGDALTVTWNFRPLDGGPEQFVFYYHIDPFQPMSGRFKDRVSWDGNPERYDASIFLWKLQFDDNGTYTCQVKNPPDVDGVIGEIRLSVVHTVRFSEIHFLALAIGSACALMIIIVIVVVLFQHYRKKRWAERAHKVVEIKSKEEERLNQEKKVSVYLEDTD; encoded by the exons ATGTATGGCAAGAGCGCTACTCGTGCGGTGCTTCTTCTCCTTGGCATACAGCTCACAG CTCTTTGGCCTATAGCAGCTGTGGAAATTTATACCTCCCGGGTGCTGGAGGCTGTTAATGGGACAGATGCTCGGTTAAAATGCACTTTCTCCAGCTTTGCCCCTGTGGGTGATGCTCTAACAGTGACCTGGAATTTTCGTCCTCTAGATGGGGGACCTGAGCAGTTT GTATTCTACTACCACATAGATCCCTTCCAACCCATGAGTGGGCGGTTTAAGGACCGGGTGTCTTGGGACGGGAACCCTGAGCGGTAtgatgcctccatctttctctGGAAACTGCAGTTCGACGACAATGGGACATACACCTGCCAGGTGAAGAACCCACCTGATGTTGATGGGGTGATAGGGGAGATCCGGCTCAGCGTCGTGCACACTG TACGCTTCTCTGAGATCCACTTCCTGGCTCTGGCCATTGGCTCTGCCTGTGCACTGATGATCATAATAGTAATTGTAGTAGTCCTCTTCCAGCATTACCGGAAAAAGCGATGGGCTGAAAGAGCTCATAAAGTGGTGGAGATAAAATC aaaagaagaggaaaggctCAACCAAGAGAAAAAGGTCTCTGTTTATTTAGAAGACACAGACTAA